One genomic segment of Burkholderia multivorans ATCC BAA-247 includes these proteins:
- a CDS encoding MetQ/NlpA family ABC transporter substrate-binding protein, translating into MRRSILTGFAALGAALAFAAPGAHADPQTLKIGTMSGPDAQIWSEVTKVAAREGLAIKIIEFNDYVQPNAALDAGDLDANGFQHQPFLDSQIKQRGYKIVNVGLTYTAPMGFYSKKYRSLKDLPAGAKVGIQNDPSNGNRALLLLQKYGVIKLKPGVGTNGVNATPLDVAENPKKIRIVELDAAQLPRALPDLDAASINTDYAVKAGLTPVKDAIAIEDLRGPYANLIAVREQDRNKPWVKKLVAAYESDDVRKFIEQKFGGAIVPAF; encoded by the coding sequence ATGCGACGTTCGATCCTGACCGGCTTCGCCGCCCTCGGCGCGGCGCTGGCTTTCGCGGCGCCCGGCGCGCACGCCGATCCGCAGACGCTGAAGATCGGCACGATGAGCGGCCCCGATGCGCAGATCTGGAGCGAGGTGACCAAGGTCGCCGCACGCGAAGGGCTCGCGATCAAGATCATCGAGTTCAACGATTACGTGCAGCCGAACGCCGCGCTCGACGCCGGCGATCTCGATGCGAACGGCTTCCAGCATCAGCCGTTTCTCGACAGCCAGATCAAGCAGCGCGGCTACAAGATCGTCAACGTCGGGCTGACCTATACGGCGCCGATGGGTTTCTATTCGAAGAAATACAGGTCGCTGAAGGATTTGCCGGCGGGCGCGAAGGTCGGGATCCAGAACGATCCGTCGAACGGCAACCGCGCGCTGCTGTTGCTGCAGAAATACGGCGTCATCAAGCTGAAACCGGGCGTCGGCACGAACGGCGTCAACGCGACGCCGCTCGACGTGGCCGAGAATCCGAAGAAGATCCGCATCGTCGAACTCGACGCCGCGCAACTGCCGCGCGCGCTGCCCGATCTCGACGCGGCCTCGATCAATACCGACTACGCGGTGAAGGCGGGGCTCACGCCCGTGAAGGACGCGATTGCGATCGAGGACCTGCGCGGGCCGTATGCGAACCTGATCGCAGTGCGCGAGCAGGACCGGAACAAGCCGTGGGTGAAGAAGCTCGTCGCCGCGTACGAATCGGACGACGTGCGCAAGTTCATCGAGCAGAAATTCGGCGGCGCGATCGTGCCGGCGTTCTGA
- a CDS encoding porin codes for MNKKLLTTAILAATAGVAHAQSSVTLYGVIDAGISYVNHSKNATGGSSKLFKYDDGVAQGSRWGLRGTEDLGGGLKAIFVLENGFNSGTGALGQGGALFGRQAYVGLSQSQYGTLTFGRQYSFSTDVLGSNYSTGGNTVAGNYAYHVNDVDQLTSSRINNAVKFQSANYAGFTFGALYGFSNSTDFAGAPGTGTTNSGGSSRAYSFGLNYANGPFSLGAAYTDIRYPSQSTTPSGGSNFNTALANISTGNVRDLRTYGVGGRYVWGPATAWLLWTRTQFSTVSGAGGTFYNAYEGGLKYAITPALSAAAGYTYTNATQNGASAHWNQGNLALDYALSKRTDVYGLVIYQKASGNNVQAQIGSSTSYFNTSGNGSSNQIAARVGIRHKF; via the coding sequence TTGAACAAGAAACTGTTGACCACCGCCATCCTGGCAGCCACCGCCGGTGTGGCGCACGCGCAAAGCAGCGTCACGCTGTACGGCGTGATCGACGCCGGTATCAGCTACGTGAACCACAGCAAGAACGCTACCGGCGGTAGCAGCAAGCTGTTCAAGTACGACGACGGCGTTGCGCAAGGCAGCCGTTGGGGCCTGCGCGGCACCGAAGACCTCGGCGGCGGCCTGAAGGCGATCTTCGTGCTCGAAAACGGCTTCAACAGCGGCACGGGCGCACTCGGCCAAGGTGGCGCGCTGTTCGGCCGTCAAGCCTATGTCGGCCTGAGCCAGTCGCAGTACGGCACGCTGACGTTCGGTCGTCAGTACTCGTTCTCGACCGACGTGCTCGGTTCGAACTACTCGACGGGCGGCAACACGGTCGCAGGCAACTATGCTTACCACGTCAACGACGTCGACCAGCTCACGTCGAGCCGCATCAACAACGCGGTGAAGTTCCAGAGCGCGAACTACGCCGGCTTCACGTTCGGCGCCTTGTACGGCTTCTCGAACTCGACCGACTTCGCAGGCGCACCGGGCACGGGCACCACGAACAGCGGCGGTTCGTCGCGCGCATACAGCTTTGGCCTGAACTACGCGAACGGTCCGTTCTCGCTCGGTGCGGCCTACACGGACATCCGCTATCCGAGCCAGTCGACGACGCCGTCGGGCGGCTCGAACTTCAACACGGCGCTCGCGAACATCAGCACGGGTAACGTCCGCGACCTGCGCACGTACGGCGTCGGCGGCCGCTACGTATGGGGCCCGGCAACGGCATGGCTGCTGTGGACGCGTACGCAGTTCTCGACCGTTTCGGGTGCAGGCGGCACGTTCTACAACGCATATGAAGGCGGCCTGAAGTACGCGATCACGCCGGCCCTGTCGGCAGCAGCCGGCTACACGTACACGAACGCAACGCAAAACGGCGCATCGGCGCACTGGAACCAGGGCAACCTCGCGCTCGACTACGCACTCAGCAAGCGTACGGACGTGTACGGTCTCGTGATCTACCAGAAGGCGTCGGGCAACAACGTACAGGCGCAGATCGGTTCGAGCACGAGCTACTTCAACACGTCGGGCAACGGTTCGTCGAACCAGATCGCCGCACGCGTCGGTATCCGTCACAAGTTCTAA
- a CDS encoding DUF2866 domain-containing protein produces the protein MIEDTVFSHLHTILTREHSLPVQSCRVSVEMQRPWGRPYRLVEWTMHLDAPARRQIVPAESTDAEIAEVVASHVPGRLYGDGRLQF, from the coding sequence ATGATCGAAGATACCGTTTTCAGCCATCTGCACACGATTCTGACCCGCGAGCACTCGTTACCCGTCCAGAGCTGTCGCGTGTCCGTCGAAATGCAGCGCCCGTGGGGGCGCCCGTATCGGCTCGTCGAATGGACGATGCATCTCGATGCACCCGCGCGACGGCAGATCGTGCCGGCCGAATCGACCGACGCGGAAATCGCCGAAGTCGTCGCGTCGCACGTGCCCGGCCGGCTGTACGGCGACGGCCGCCTGCAGTTCTAA
- a CDS encoding DUF6232 family protein, translating to MENPFNERGVTITRNGLSSGGQVFALRDIGDVDVVKVPKNRLVPSLISLIGVVTAIAGGVASSSAALVVGVMLVVVGYLAWTTQDVTYRLMVQMPDGKREALSSVDAEFVERVAQAVRAARTTTAAAG from the coding sequence ATGGAAAACCCTTTCAACGAACGCGGCGTGACCATCACGCGCAACGGGCTGTCGTCCGGCGGCCAGGTCTTCGCGCTGCGTGACATCGGCGACGTCGACGTCGTCAAGGTCCCGAAAAACCGGCTCGTGCCATCGCTGATCTCGCTGATCGGCGTCGTCACCGCGATCGCGGGCGGCGTCGCGTCATCGAGCGCGGCACTCGTGGTCGGCGTGATGCTCGTCGTCGTCGGCTATCTCGCCTGGACGACGCAGGACGTCACGTATCGGCTGATGGTCCAGATGCCCGACGGCAAGCGCGAAGCGCTGTCGAGCGTCGACGCCGAGTTTGTCGAGCGCGTCGCGCAGGCGGTACGCGCCGCACGCACGACCACCGCCGCGGCCGGCTGA
- a CDS encoding TonB-dependent hemoglobin/transferrin/lactoferrin family receptor, producing the protein MHRSTLARQPIFAALIGAVGLSSATAHADSSPSHAAASSVMADAAAARAGSALLDPVTVTATRTATAASRTAASVSVIDADDLDEQQATNIKDALRYEPGITVRRTAYRPGSAALGGGRDGDSSINIRGLEGNRVMLMEDGIRLPNAFSFGPLEAGRGDYTDLDTLKRIEIVRGPASALYGSDGLTGAVNFITKDPQDLLSIYRKPIYFSFRPSYDSTDRSIGATVSAAGGNDRIQGMIIADGRRGHEIDTRGSNNAAGTLRTTSNPQHVYSESLLGKLVLTPTARDTIRLTAETVQRRVGTDVLSAIVAPATLGLTTSDRLERNRFSADYAFRDDASRWLQNAHVQFYYQEATQDQYAFETRGTLPSRSRDNRYRERTFGGSAFAETGFSTGPLAHKLLGGVDGSLSRITNLRDGTVPGVGETFPNKAFPDTDYTLFGAFVQDQIGYGRLLVTPGLRFDTYRLKPAGNDPLFTGRAVSTHANELSPRVAVLYEIAPALIPYLQYAHGFRAPTPDQVNSSFSNPVYGYTSIGNPNLKPETSDTFEAGLRGRAGTGYGTIRYSAAAFTGRYRNFIARTTIAGSGRPTDPFVFQYVNFADARVHGIEGRADWAMPNGITLRTALALTRGSTQNNGAASQPLNTVNPFSAVFGVRYEPTERWFVQTDLLFQAAKRDKDIDRSDCSKRACFAPPSSFVVDLRGGYRFNKHVSATVGIRNLFDRKYWNWSDVRGIAADSPVLDAYTSPGRTVAVSMKVDF; encoded by the coding sequence GTGCATCGCTCTACGCTGGCGCGCCAGCCGATCTTTGCCGCGCTCATCGGCGCGGTCGGATTGTCCTCCGCCACGGCTCACGCCGATTCTTCGCCGTCCCACGCCGCCGCCTCGTCCGTCATGGCCGATGCGGCAGCCGCACGCGCCGGCAGCGCGCTGCTGGACCCGGTCACCGTCACGGCGACGCGCACCGCGACGGCCGCGAGCCGCACCGCCGCTTCCGTCTCGGTGATCGACGCGGACGACCTCGACGAACAGCAGGCCACCAACATCAAGGACGCCTTGCGCTACGAACCCGGCATCACGGTGCGGCGCACCGCGTATCGTCCCGGCAGCGCGGCGCTCGGCGGCGGCCGCGACGGCGATTCGAGCATCAACATTCGCGGCCTCGAAGGCAATCGCGTGATGCTGATGGAAGACGGCATCCGCCTGCCGAACGCATTCTCGTTCGGCCCGCTCGAGGCGGGCCGCGGCGACTACACCGATCTCGATACGCTCAAGCGCATCGAGATCGTGCGCGGGCCGGCGTCGGCGCTGTACGGCAGCGACGGACTGACCGGCGCCGTCAACTTCATCACGAAGGATCCGCAGGATCTGCTGTCGATCTACCGCAAGCCCATCTACTTCTCGTTCCGGCCAAGCTACGACTCGACCGACCGCAGCATCGGCGCGACCGTGTCGGCCGCCGGCGGCAACGATCGCATCCAGGGGATGATCATCGCCGACGGCCGCCGCGGCCACGAAATCGACACGCGCGGCAGCAATAACGCGGCAGGCACGCTGCGCACGACGTCGAACCCGCAGCACGTGTACAGCGAATCGCTGCTCGGCAAGCTCGTGCTGACGCCCACCGCGCGCGACACGATCAGGCTGACCGCCGAAACCGTGCAGCGGCGCGTCGGGACCGACGTGCTGTCCGCGATCGTCGCGCCCGCGACGCTCGGCCTCACGACGAGCGACCGGCTCGAACGCAACCGCTTCAGCGCCGATTACGCCTTTCGCGACGACGCCTCGCGCTGGCTGCAGAACGCGCACGTGCAGTTCTACTACCAGGAAGCGACGCAGGACCAGTACGCGTTCGAAACGCGCGGCACGCTGCCGTCGCGCTCGCGCGACAACCGCTATCGCGAACGCACGTTCGGCGGCTCCGCGTTCGCCGAAACCGGGTTCTCGACCGGCCCGCTTGCGCACAAGCTGCTGGGCGGCGTCGACGGCAGCCTGTCGCGGATCACGAACCTGCGCGACGGCACGGTGCCCGGCGTCGGCGAGACGTTTCCGAACAAGGCCTTCCCCGACACCGACTACACGCTGTTCGGCGCGTTCGTGCAGGATCAGATCGGCTACGGCCGCCTGCTCGTCACGCCGGGGCTGCGCTTCGATACGTATCGCTTGAAGCCGGCCGGCAACGATCCGCTGTTCACCGGCCGCGCGGTGTCGACGCACGCGAACGAGCTGTCGCCGCGCGTCGCGGTGCTGTACGAGATCGCGCCCGCGCTGATTCCCTATCTGCAGTACGCACACGGATTCCGCGCGCCGACGCCCGATCAGGTCAACAGCAGCTTCTCGAACCCCGTGTACGGCTATACCTCGATCGGCAATCCGAACCTGAAGCCCGAGACCAGCGACACGTTCGAAGCCGGGCTGCGCGGCCGGGCCGGCACCGGCTACGGCACGATTCGCTACAGCGCGGCCGCGTTCACCGGCCGCTACCGCAACTTCATCGCGCGCACGACGATCGCCGGCAGCGGCCGGCCGACCGATCCGTTCGTGTTCCAGTACGTGAACTTCGCCGATGCGCGCGTTCACGGCATCGAAGGCCGCGCAGACTGGGCGATGCCGAACGGCATCACGCTGCGCACCGCGCTCGCGCTGACGCGCGGCTCGACACAAAACAACGGCGCCGCCAGCCAGCCGCTCAACACCGTGAATCCGTTTTCCGCCGTGTTCGGCGTGCGCTATGAACCGACCGAACGCTGGTTCGTGCAGACCGATCTGCTGTTCCAGGCCGCGAAGCGCGACAAGGACATCGACCGGTCCGACTGTTCGAAGCGCGCGTGCTTCGCGCCGCCTTCGTCGTTCGTCGTCGACCTGCGCGGCGGCTATCGCTTCAACAAGCACGTGAGCGCGACGGTCGGCATCCGGAACCTGTTCGACCGCAAGTACTGGAACTGGTCCGACGTGCGCGGCATCGCCGCCGATTCGCCGGTGCTCGACGCCTATACGTCGCCCGGCCGTACCGTCGCAGTCAGCATGAAGGTCGATTTCTGA
- a CDS encoding hemin-degrading factor codes for MMQSPVSAPSVRTSTSLRDAFVKLKRERRLRNRDVAQALGVSEGEALAAFVGEHVVRLDARFPELFEEMPRLGRVMALTRNDAAVHEKDGAYAQMSHDGPVGLALGDIDLRIFYRQWASAFAVRDDTPHGPLKSLQFFDAQGHAIHKVYLRAHSDHAEYDEFVARWRAASQQPGLDVAPAAPKKTERADSAIDVVGFRAAWDAMTDTHQFFGITQRFGVSRLQALRLADPQHAYPLDAARALRHVLERAAQSGQPIMVFVGNAGMIQIHTGPIANVREVGAWINVLDPGFNLHVREDMIATAWVVKKPTSDGIVTSVELFDRNGEHVALLFGERKPGQPERDDWRALVASLAPAARGDAR; via the coding sequence ATGATGCAATCCCCCGTTTCCGCGCCGTCCGTGCGCACGTCCACCTCGCTGCGCGACGCATTCGTGAAGCTCAAGCGCGAGCGCCGGCTGCGCAACCGCGACGTCGCGCAGGCGCTCGGCGTCAGCGAAGGCGAAGCGCTCGCCGCATTCGTCGGCGAGCACGTGGTGCGGCTCGATGCGCGCTTTCCCGAGCTGTTCGAGGAAATGCCGCGTCTCGGCCGCGTGATGGCGCTCACGCGCAACGACGCGGCCGTGCACGAGAAGGACGGCGCGTACGCGCAGATGAGCCACGACGGCCCCGTCGGTCTCGCACTCGGCGACATCGATCTGCGCATCTTCTATCGGCAGTGGGCGTCCGCGTTCGCGGTGCGCGACGACACGCCGCACGGCCCGCTGAAGAGCCTGCAGTTCTTCGACGCGCAGGGCCATGCGATCCACAAGGTCTATCTGCGCGCGCACAGCGATCACGCCGAATACGATGAGTTCGTCGCGCGCTGGCGCGCGGCCTCCCAGCAACCGGGCCTCGACGTCGCGCCGGCCGCGCCGAAAAAAACCGAGCGTGCGGACAGCGCGATCGACGTCGTCGGCTTTCGCGCCGCGTGGGACGCGATGACGGACACGCACCAGTTCTTCGGCATCACGCAGCGTTTCGGCGTGAGCCGCCTGCAGGCGTTGCGTCTTGCCGATCCGCAGCACGCGTATCCGCTCGATGCCGCACGCGCGTTGCGTCACGTGCTCGAACGCGCGGCGCAGAGCGGCCAGCCGATCATGGTGTTCGTCGGCAACGCGGGGATGATCCAGATCCATACGGGGCCCATCGCGAACGTGCGCGAAGTCGGCGCATGGATCAACGTGCTCGATCCGGGCTTCAACCTGCACGTGCGCGAGGACATGATCGCGACCGCGTGGGTCGTGAAGAAGCCGACGAGCGACGGCATCGTCACCTCGGTCGAACTGTTCGACCGCAACGGCGAGCACGTCGCGCTGCTGTTCGGCGAACGCAAGCCGGGGCAGCCGGAGCGCGACGACTGGCGCGCGCTCGTCGCGTCGCTCGCGCCCGCCGCGCGCGGGGACGCACGATGA